The Magnetospirillum sp. 15-1 genomic interval TGGCGGTCAGGTCGGTGACCTGGATATCCCGGTCATCGAATTGATGCCGGCCGTAGCCGGTGGTGATGACATAGGCGACCTCCTCCCGTGCCAGGCCGGCAAGGTTTAGGGTCTCCGCCATCACAGCCTGAGCCGCCTCCTGCAGTCGCGAACCGGTCTGCTTGACGGTACGGGCGACGATCGTGTCGGAATCGTCCAGAATAATGCCCTTGGTATAAGTGGACCCGATGTCCAGTCCCATCGTGTAGCGCATGGTTCACGCCTCCTTGCGGGCCGGGGCTTCGCCGGCGATCAGATAGTCCATGGCGAACAGGGCCGCCCCAAGGGCTCCCATATAGTGGCTGTCGTCGCTGACGTTGAGCGGCTTGCCCAATGCCTCCTCCAGCGCCTTGACCATGCCGGGGTTCTTGGCGACACCGCCGGTGAAGGTGATCTCGCCGGTGATGCCGGTCCGACGTAGCAGGCCGTAGGACCGTGAGGCGATCGACTTGTGAACGCCCCACAGAATGTCCTCGACCGCCTTGCCCTTGCCCAACCAGGACAGAACCTCGGCCTCGGCGAACACCGTGCAGGTGGTGCTGATCTTGACCGGCTTTGTCGACTTCAAGGATACCGGTCCAAGGTCGCCGAGACTCATACCCAGGGCCATGGCGGCGGCACCCAGAAAACGCCCAGTGCCGGCGGCACACTTGTCGTTCATGCAAAAGTCGATGATCTCGCCGTCCGGCTTGACCCGGATGGCCTTGCTGTCCTGGCCGCCCATGTCGATGACCGTGCCGGTACCGGGAAACATATGGGCGGCACCACGGCCGTGGCAGCTGATCTCGGTCACCTGCTTGTCGCCGAAGGTGACCTTGTAGCGGCCGTAACCGGTGCCGATCACGTATCCCACCGACTTGGGATCGATGCCGCCGTCGGCGCAAGCCAAATCGAATGCGTTCTGTGCCGCCTGGGTGACGTTGGCTCCGGTATCGGTCAAAGCGCGGGCGACGATGCGCTTGCTCTCGTCGATAATCACCGCCTTGGTCTGCGTCGAACCCACGTCGACGCCTGCTGTATACTTCATGGCATCATCTCTCCGTGTTGCCTTCAGTCGAACATAATGTTTTCGACGAAGGTCTCCATCTGGATGGAAATGTCGTCAAAGGTGTTCTGGTTTTCCTCGAATTCCGTGATGAAGTACGGGATTTTCTTGGCATCCAGTTCCTTCGAATACGCCACCACCTCGTCGAGACCGGGTTCGCACATCTTGGCGGAAGCGATGATTACCGCCTCGGCATTCGCGTGCTTGATCCGCTTCAGCAACATCTTCTCGTT includes:
- a CDS encoding acyl-CoA dehydratase activase, whose amino-acid sequence is MKYTAGVDVGSTQTKAVIIDESKRIVARALTDTGANVTQAAQNAFDLACADGGIDPKSVGYVIGTGYGRYKVTFGDKQVTEISCHGRGAAHMFPGTGTVIDMGGQDSKAIRVKPDGEIIDFCMNDKCAAGTGRFLGAAAMALGMSLGDLGPVSLKSTKPVKISTTCTVFAEAEVLSWLGKGKAVEDILWGVHKSIASRSYGLLRRTGITGEITFTGGVAKNPGMVKALEEALGKPLNVSDDSHYMGALGAALFAMDYLIAGEAPARKEA